Proteins from a single region of Oreochromis niloticus isolate F11D_XX linkage group LG7, O_niloticus_UMD_NMBU, whole genome shotgun sequence:
- the man1b1a gene encoding endoplasmic reticulum mannosyl-oligosaccharide 1,2-alpha-mannosidase: MYPPSRKDFISLTLSDSHSQTYNNGKHRRQSCWRKWKQLSRLQRSLILFLLALLLILGLLSYGSITEHWRGLSDQEDWLELNDRELKAIPPGVKPVLGQAAGKAPAPVAGPHLRPAVVPEAAGEARGPNIPILVKPPIKKKIFANKRGPPSLHKDGNVSDTVGREKQEQVVQEEEGEEEEKQKKIVSWRGAMIEADQATEPPPSANEKEAAAPPAPANPADTVPLEASPETRERLEAVCDAFRHAWKGYKDYAWGHDELKPISKSFGEWFGLGLTLIDALDTMWIMGLKEEFAEAKTWVEKDLSFNKNVDVNLFETTIRILGGLLSTYHLTGDQLFLEKAKDLGSRLMPAFKTPSKIPFSDVNIGKGTAHPPRWTSDSTLAEVTSIQLEFRELSRLTQDPQYQEAVNEVMTLVHKLPGKHDGLVPMFINTNNGQFTHKGVFTLGARADSYYEYLLKQWIQGGKTEDNLLEDYLQAIEGVKKHLVRQTGPSKLTFVGELSHNRFNPKMDHLVCFLPGTLALGAHNGLPGDHMDLAVQLMETCHQMYKQMETGLSPEIAHFSLQASDGSDVIVKPADRHNLLRPETVESLFYMYRFTKDTKYRDWGWDMLQSFNKYTKVSGGGYTSINNVRDPLSPGPRDKMESFFLGETLKYFYLLFSDDMELLSLDKYVFNTEAHPLPIWPSPPK; this comes from the exons ATGTACCCACCTTCCAGAAAGGACTTCATCTCTCTGACACTCAGTGACTCACACAGTCAGACCTACAACAATGGCAAACACCGAAGGCAGTCCTGCTGGAGA AAATGGAAGCAGCTGTCTCGGCTCCAGCGAAGCCTCATCCTGTTCCTGCTGGCTCTGCTGCTCATATTGGGACTGCTCTCCTACGGCAGCATCACAGAACATTGGAGAG GTTTGTCTGACCAGGAGGACTGGCTGGAGTTGAATGACAGAGAATTAAAGGCCATTCCTCCAGGTGTGAAGCCAGTGTTGGGTCAGGCTGCAGGTAAAGCTCCAGCTCCGGTGGCGGGACCTCATTTGCGGCCAGCTGTTGTTCCAGAGGCTGCGGGAGAAGCCAGAGGACCAAATATCCCCATATTGGTTAAGCCTCCAATTAAG AAAAAGATATTTGCAAACAAAAGAGGTCCACCAAGCCTACACAAAGATGGAAATGTTTCAGACACGGTCGGCCGGGAGAAGCAAGAGCAGGTTGTTCAAGAGGAAGAAggcgaggaggaggaaaaacaaaagaagattgTCAG CTGGAGAGGAGCAATGATTGAAGCTGACCAGGCTACAGAACCTCCACCCTCAGCCAATGAGAAAGAGGCAGCAGCGCCCCCAGCACCTGCCAACCCAGCTGACACTGTCCCCCTAGAAG CTTCACCTGAAACTAGAGAGAGACTGGAGGCAGTATGCGATGCCTTCAGACATGCTTGGAAAGGCTACAAGGACTACGCCTGGGGTCACGATGAACTCAAGCCCATCTCCAAATCTTTTGGTGAATGGTTTGGACTGGGTCTGACGCTGATTGATGCTTTGGACACCATGTGGATTATGGGCCTAAAAGAAG aatttgcagaagcaaagaCCTGGGTAGAGAAAGATCTGTCCTTTAACAAGAATGTGGATGTGAACTTATTTGAAACAACCATACGTATCCTGGGGGGGCTGCTGAGCACTTACCATCTAACAGGAGACCAGCTTTTCTTGGAAAAGGCT AAAGACCTTGGCTCCAGATTGATGCCTGCCTTCAAAACACCTTCAAAGATTCCCTTCTCAGATGTCAACATTGGAAAGGGAACAGCACACCCTCCCAGATGGACATCAGACAGTACGCTCGCTGAAGTCACAAGCATTCAGCTGGAATTCAGAGAGCTGAGCCGCCTCACTCAGGATCCACAGTATCAG GAGGCTGTGAATGAGGTAATGACGCTGGTCCACAAACTGCCCGGCAAACATGACGGACTGGTGCCCATGTTCATCAATACCAACAACGGCCAGTTCACCCACAAAGGAGTCTTCACACTTGGTGCCCGGGCAGACAGCTACTATGAATACCTGCTCAAACAGTGGATTCAGGGAGGCAAAACAGAAGACAA TCTGTTGGAGGACTACCTTCAGGCCATAGAGGGAGTGAAAAAACACCTGGTGAGACAGACGGGACCCAGCAAGTTGACCTTTGTCGGAGAGTTATCCCACAACCGCTTCAATCCTAAGATG gatcacCTGGTATGTTTCCTGCCAGGGACTCTTGCTCTCGGGGCCCACAACGGCCTCCCAGGGGATCATATGGATCTGGCTGTGCAGCTGATGGAGACCTGTCACCAGATGTACAAGCAGATGGAGACTGGACTGAGCCCAGAGATCGCACACTTCAGCCTGCAGGCCAGTGATGGGAGTGATGTTATTGTGAAG CCTGCAGACAGACACAACCTGCTGAGACCAGAAACTGTGGAAAGTCTCTTCTACATGTACAGATTCACCAAAGACACCAAGTACAGAGACTGGGGATGGGACATGCTGCAGAGTTTCAATAAGTACACAAAG GTCTCTGGTGGCGGCTACACATCCATTAACAACGTCCGCGACCCTCTTAGCCCCGGGCCCCGGGACAAGATGGAGAGTTTCTTCCTGGGAGAGACATTGAAGTACTTCTATCTGCTCTTCTCTGATGACATGGAGCTTCTCAGTCTAGACAAGTATGTCTTTAACACAGAAGCCCATCCTCTCCCCATATGGCCCTCTCCACCTAAGTGA